A section of the Spirosoma pollinicola genome encodes:
- a CDS encoding CTP synthase, whose translation MAATGPKSAKYIFVTGGVTSSLGKGIIASSLAKLLQARGLTVTIQKFDPYINIDPGTLNPYEHGECYVTDDGAETDLDLGHYERFLNRPTSQANNITTGRIYNNVITRERRGDFLGKTVQVVPHITDEIKRNIKLLGETGDYDIVITEIGGCVGDIESLPFVEAVRQLKFELGEKDTLVIHLTLVPYLQSAGELKTKPTQHSVRMLLENGVQPDIIACRTEHPLPQDIRRKIAQFCNVQVSSVIEAIDAETIYDVPLLMQKERLDQRALYMLDLYNDKDADLDAWKAFLGRLKNPGDTVKIGLVGKYVELHDAYKSIAESFIHAGAANECKVQLEWIQSETLVDEHHCAEVLSGLDGVLVAPGFGERGIEGKINAVRFVRERGIPFLGICLGMQMAVIEYARNVMGIQDAHSTEMEPHTANPVISMMEAQKSVTDKGGTMRLGSYTCKLKRDSMAHHIYGKTTINERHRHRYEFNNDYLDAFEKAGFKPTGINPDTGLVEIVELKGHPWYVGVQFHPELKSTVMNPHPLFVQFVKAALTFSQKKREAESTSDMSTARVETAEVVD comes from the coding sequence ATGGCAGCTACGGGACCAAAATCCGCGAAATATATTTTTGTTACCGGCGGAGTAACTTCATCACTAGGCAAGGGTATCATTGCCTCTTCATTGGCCAAATTACTTCAGGCACGGGGACTTACGGTAACGATCCAAAAATTCGATCCGTATATTAACATTGATCCAGGCACCCTCAATCCGTATGAACATGGCGAATGCTATGTGACCGACGACGGCGCCGAAACAGATCTAGACCTTGGGCACTACGAGCGGTTCCTGAACCGACCCACCTCGCAGGCAAATAACATCACCACCGGGCGCATCTACAACAATGTCATCACCCGTGAACGTCGGGGTGATTTCCTTGGTAAAACCGTTCAGGTAGTTCCCCACATCACCGACGAAATCAAACGTAATATTAAGTTGCTGGGCGAAACCGGCGATTATGATATCGTCATCACCGAAATTGGCGGATGCGTTGGCGACATCGAATCGCTGCCGTTTGTGGAAGCCGTTCGACAATTGAAGTTCGAACTCGGCGAAAAAGACACCCTCGTTATTCACCTCACCCTGGTGCCTTACCTGCAATCGGCGGGGGAGTTGAAAACCAAACCTACGCAGCACTCTGTTCGGATGCTGCTGGAAAATGGCGTTCAGCCCGACATCATTGCCTGCCGCACGGAGCATCCGTTGCCACAGGATATTCGCCGGAAAATTGCCCAGTTCTGTAATGTTCAGGTTAGTTCGGTTATCGAAGCGATTGACGCCGAGACGATCTACGACGTGCCGCTGTTGATGCAAAAGGAACGGCTCGACCAGCGTGCCTTGTACATGCTCGACCTGTATAACGATAAAGATGCCGACCTGGATGCCTGGAAAGCTTTCCTGGGTCGTCTGAAGAATCCGGGCGATACCGTTAAAATTGGCCTGGTGGGTAAATATGTCGAGTTGCACGATGCCTACAAATCCATTGCCGAATCGTTCATTCATGCGGGTGCTGCCAATGAGTGTAAAGTACAACTGGAGTGGATTCAGTCCGAAACGCTGGTTGACGAACATCATTGCGCTGAGGTTCTGAGCGGGCTGGACGGCGTGTTGGTGGCGCCTGGTTTTGGCGAGCGTGGAATTGAAGGGAAAATAAATGCCGTTCGTTTCGTTCGCGAGCGGGGCATTCCGTTCCTGGGAATTTGTCTGGGAATGCAGATGGCCGTTATCGAATATGCCCGGAATGTGATGGGTATTCAGGATGCACACTCGACCGAAATGGAGCCTCATACGGCTAACCCCGTTATCAGTATGATGGAAGCGCAGAAAAGTGTAACCGATAAGGGGGGGACCATGCGCCTTGGGTCGTATACCTGCAAGCTCAAACGTGATTCGATGGCTCACCATATTTATGGTAAAACTACCATAAACGAACGGCACCGGCACCGCTACGAGTTTAATAATGACTATCTGGACGCCTTCGAAAAGGCTGGGTTCAAACCAACGGGTATTAATCCTGATACCGGACTGGTAGAGATTGTTGAATTAAAAGGGCATCCCTGGTATGTGGGTGTT